The DNA segment TCGAAGCCAGCCGTCCCTGGTGGGCTTTGCAAGGCTGAAGCCTATGATAATGGGGTTTCTAATGGAGAGGGAGGTCGAGGCGCTCACAAGGGCGTACGGGACCGGGGAGAAACCTAGGGTCTACGTCCTCGGTGGGGCAAAGGTGGACGACTCCCTAAGGGTTGCCGAGAACGTGCTGAGAAACGGCCGCGCCGACCTGATCCTCACCGGGGGGCTTGTTGCCCACGTCTTCACACTCGCCAAGGGCTTCCACATAGGTGATGCAAACCTGGAGTTCATGGCAAAGCGGGGCCTCCTTGAGCTCGTCGAGCGGGCGGAGGGGATACTGGACGAGTTCTATCCATACGTCAGGACGCCAGTGGATTTCGCCGTCGAGTACAGGGGGGAGCGCGTTGAGGTTGACCTGCTGGGCGGTGAGAAGAGTCTCTTCGACGAGCATCCGATACTCGACGTAGGGTCGAGGACGGTTGAAAAGTACCGCGAGGTGCTCATGAGGGCGAAGATAATAGTCGCCAACGGGCCGATGGGTGTCTTTGAGAGGGAGGAGTTCGCCGTTGGAACCGTCGGCGTGTTCAGGGCCATCGGGGAGAGCCCGGCCTTCAGCGTTGTTGGGGGCGGCCACAGCATAGCCAGCATATACCAGCACAACATCACCGGGATAAGCCACGTCTCAACCGGCGGCGGCGCGATGCTGAGCTTCTTCGCCGGCGAAAAGCTCCCCGTCCTGGAGGCGTTCAGAATAAGTTACGAGAAGTTCAGAGGAAAGGCATAGGTTCAATCTTTTTTCGTTTTCTCGTAGAGCCTCCTGTAGGACCCTCTGAACTGGAAAACCATTATGACCGCATAGAGCACCGCGAAGGACTTCAGGGGGAAGTGGCCGCCGAGAAAGTGATTCAGCAGGGATATAGTCCCCAGAACGGCAAGGTATGTTGTGAGAACGTCGAGGGCTGCCGCCAACGTTGCTCCGCGGCGGTACGCGAGCCACACCCAGAACGAGGAGTTGAGCATTACCAGCCAGCGGAGCCTGAGGGGTTCGTCCGGGGGAACTTCCACCGAGTAGGCGTCCCTCAGCATCTGCTTTCGGAAGGCAATGGCAAGTAGAACCGCAGCCACCATCAACGCAAAGGAGCCGATTACAAAGAACCCGCTGTCGAGGATTGCCCCGAAGGCCAGCATAACGACCCATGCGGTAAAAGTTAGGTAAACTGCCAGGGATTCCGGCGAGAGCCGTCCCTTCCTGAAGAGGTAGGTTGGATAGATGCCGAAGAAAGGGACGCCGACCATCAGCAGGATCGCGGCGGAGATCATATCATCCATTCCGCATCGAGGTTTTTGGAACTTGAAATATTAAAAAGGTTTCGATTGAAAATAGAAATAAGTACATCCCTCAGTCTATCGTCGCCTTTCTGAAGCCGAGGGCGGCAACTCCTGCGAACAGCGCGGCGAGGCCGGCTAGAACCACCCAGTCCGTGACTATCCCAAAGGCCGGCTCGACACCCGCGAGGTAGTAGCGGGAACCATCTACCGCATAGGTCAGCGGGTTTATCTTGGCCAGCCACTGCATCCACTCCGGCATAGTGCTTATCGGGTAGAACGCTCCGCTGAGGAAGGTCATCGGGAGCATTATCATGGTCACTATCATCTGGAAGCCTTCCATGCTCGTCATCTTGAGGGCTATGGCAACGCCCATGCCGGCTATCGCTATTCCGACGAGAAAGCTCATTCCAAGCGCTGGAAGGATTCCGCTCATGTTTAGGTCGGCCAGGAAAAAGCTGAGCACGAGGATTATGACCCCCTGTATCATGGCCATGAGCGCTCCTCCCGTGATTCTCCCGAGTATTGCCTCCGTTCTGCTGGCAGGGGCTACGAGAATCTCCTTAAGGAAGCCGAACTGCTTGTCCCAGATGAGGGTGATGCCCTGCATGAAGCTCATGTTGAAGACGGTCATCGCTACTATTCCCGGAACGAGGTAGGTCATGTAGTCAACGCCGCCGAATATCTGAGACGCAAAGGGGTTGTCGAAGACGCCGGCCCATCCCTTTCCGAAGAAGATGAGCCAGATGAGCGGGTTAATGAGGCTCCCTATAACTCTTGCGCGGGAGCGGGAAAAGCGCTTGAGCTCACGGTATATCATCGTGGCAAACACCTGCATGCAACTCACCTCCTCCTGGCCCGCATAATCATCTTTGCCACGTTCTGCTCGCCGCCCTCGTCCCTTATCTCTCTCCCCGTCAGGTGGAGGAAGACGTCGTTGAGGGTCGGTCTGTGGTAAGTTACCTCAAGTATTTTGACCCCGTTTCTCTCCGCGAGCTCAAAGAGCCTCGGCAGGGACTCCGCGGCGTTCTCAACGTCGAGCCTGACCCGCCCGTCCGGCAGGAGCCTGCACCCCCTGATAAAGTCCGCCTTGAGGCACTTCAGTTCCTCCCTTGCCTGGAGCTTCAGGTAGATAATGTCGCTCCCCACGAGCTTTTTCAGCTCTTCAGCCGTCCCCTCCGCTATTATCTTCCCGTGATCCATTATCGCTATCCTGTCGGCGAGTTGCTCGGCCTCGTCCATGTAGTGCGTGGTGAGGAATATCGTCATGTCCTGCTCCTCCTTCATGGCCCTGATGTAGTCCCAGATGTGCGCCCTCGTCTGCGGGTCGAGGCCTATCGTCGGCTCGTCGAGGAACAGGATTTCAGGCTCGTGGAGGAGCGAGCGCGCTATCTCAAGCCTCCTCTGCATCCCACCGGAGAAGAACTTGACGGGCCTGTCCCTGAACTCCCACAGCTCAACGAACTTGAGGAGGCGCTCGATTTTTTCCTTCAGTTCGTTTCCGCTCAGGCCGTATATCCTGCCGTGGATGAGCATGTTCTCGTAGGCGGTAAGTTCCCTATCAACGCTTGGATCCTGGAAGACTATCCCTATTTTCCTCCTCACAGCTATTGGCTCTTTAACAACGTCGTGGCCGGCTACGATGGCCCTTCCAGCGGTCGGCCGGAGCAGGGTCGTCAGGACGTGGACGGTGGTGGTCTTTCCCGCCCCGTTCGGCCCCAGGAAGGCGAATATCTCGCCCCTTTTGACCCTGAATGAAATCCCCTTGACGGCCTCGAAGTCGCCGTACTTTTTCACGAGGTCCTCAACTTCAATTGCGCTCATATCACTCGCCTCCAAGAAGGATCAGGCGCAACTCTCTGGCGCATCCGGTGAGGAGCTTCCGAATTTTCGTCTTCTGCTCCTCGGTCAGCTCATCAACCGACTCAAACAGCTCCCTGAAGGCGGCCTTCAGCTCGTCTCCCCCCAGTTCGAGGAAGACCCTGTAGGCGCGCATCCTGCGTTTGGCCTCTTCAAGCTCCCCCGTGTGTTCCTCAAGATACTTCCGGCCCTTCTCCGTTATGACGTAGGCCTTTCTGTCCCTCGCTCCCGTTCCGGCGACTTTGATGAGGCCGCTCCTCCTCAGGGAGGAGAGTATCGGATACACGGTTCCGGCGCTCAGCCTTATTCCGTACAGCCTCTCCAGCTCGGACATTATCCCATATCCGTGCTTTGGTTCCCTGAGAAGGTTGAGGATGAGAACTTTCATATGTCCACGAAAGTTTGGACGCTCCATTTGCTTCACCGATATATCGGTCGATATGTCATCCTTATAAACCTTCCCTCCCACCTATCCAATGGTGGTAGCATGAAGCTGGTTCTTAAACCTCTATTTGAAGCAGAACTGCCGGCGGACTTCGAGGAACTCATACGGAGCAAGCTCATGGGGATGGAGGTCAGAACTGGAGAGGAGATTGAGGTAGACCTCCTTGGAAAGCCGCTGCGATTCAAGGTTCTCCTGGCTGAGCCCTCACCTCTGAAAGTCAGGGGAAACACGAGGATAGAGTTCTCAACCGGAAGCATGGAAGTGATAGATCTTGAGTTCGATGAGCCCGTTAAAGATGTGGTTCCCTTTGAGAAAGGATTCGTCATCCTGCTCGAAAGAAAGGTTCTGATTCTGAACCATAATGGGCAAAAGATTTATAGCGGTGAGTTCGATGACCTAAAAGGAGTTAGGGCCTCCAAAGGGACAGTGGTGATAATCCATGGCAGAAGCAAAATCAGGCTCGTTAAGCCTTGACATGTTCACCTTTGATGAAAGCTGGGAGGAGAAGAAAAAACGCGCGGAAAAGATCGTCGAGATTCTGATGGAAACTTACCCGAGGGAGAAGCTCCTCATCGGCGATCCATATAGAACGCTGATACACTGCATAATCTCCCAGCGCATGAGGGACGAGGTGACCTATAAAGTGTGGAGGGAGCTTTTCAGGAAATACGGGGATATTGAAAGGATAGCAGGAACGCCCGTCGAGGAGATGCAGGAGTTTTTGAGGAAGAACGGGGTCGGCCTCTGGAAGACCAAGGGCGAGTGGATTGTCAAGGCCTCGCGGATAATCCTCGAAGAATACGGCGGAAAGGTGCCGGACGACATTAAGGAACTTATGGAGCTCCCGGGGATCGGAAGGAAGTGTGCCAACATAGTTCTCGCTTATGGCTTTGGGAGGCAGGCCATACCCGTTGACACCCACGTGAACAGGATAAGCAAGCGCCTCGGCCTGGCCCCACCGAGGGTTCAGCCGGAGAAGGTCGAGGAGTACCTTGCAGAGCTAATCCCCTACGAGAAATGGATTTACGTCAACCACGCGATGGTCGACCACGGGAAGAGGATATGCAACCCGATAAGGCCGAAATGCAGCGAGTGTCCGCTGAGGGAACTGTGCCCCTACGCGAGGGGCCTGGTAACTGACGCAGATATAAAGGGAAATTCAAAGAAATAATTCACTCCTCTTCCACTTCCTCGCCGGCGAGCTTCCTCAGCTTGTCGAGGTCGGAACCGACGGCTATGAGAACGTCGCCTTCCTGTATTGTGTCGTTTCTTCCAGGGTTGTAGATGTACCTTGTCCCGCGCTTTATTGCCAGTATCCGGGTTCCTATTTTGCTTGGAAGTTTGAGCTGTTCGAGTGTCCTGCCGTGCAGAACGGAGCCACTGTGAACCGTCACCCTGCCGAGCTCCTCCTCGGTGTCCTCCATAATCTTTCTGATTATCGGGTGAGGCTCGACGTCGCGGAGGACGAGGTCGGATATCTTGTATGCCGCGTCGCTTATCTGCTCGTTTATTTCGGCCATATCTATGACGCTGAGAAGCTTTTCGGGATCATCCTCCTTCTTGGCGAGCCTCAGGGCGAGCCTTTTGACTTTGAGCGTAAGCTCGTCCATGCGCTCTTCGAGGAGGTAGACCTCCTCGGCTATGTCCTCGCTGTTGTACATGACGGAGGAGAACGCCAGGTCGACCATGAGGGATGAGAGGTCCTTCATCTCTATGAGGCAGTTCCTAATCTCCTCAAGCTCATTCATTGCCCATCACCTTTATGTTGCCCCTGGCTATCTCTTTGAGGTAGTCTATGGACGTGTTCGTGCCCCTGCCTATGAGTATGTCGCCGGGGAATATCTTGAAGTCCCCATCGGGGTCGAAAATCCAGCGCTTGCCTCTCCTCACTGCGACAATCCATACGCCGGTGTTGGTCGCGAGGTCAAGCTCCTCAAGAGTCCTGCCGACGAGCAGTGAGTCCGCCGAGACGTAGATTTTACCTATTATCTCCTCGCTCCCCAGTATCGCCTCGGTTATGACAGGGTGAAGCTCCACCCCCTCCAGAACCATCTTCGCCAGGTCGGCGGCCGCGTTGGACATGTCGTCTATGGCGTGCGCCATGTGGAGTATGGACGTTATCTGCTCCGCCTCCCTGGGTTTCCTCGCGGCCAGAACCGCGTGGACCATGAGGTGATAGTTGAGCAGGTCGAGGTACTCCTCAAGTTCAAGCACTTCCTCGGCCATCTCCTCCTCGTTGAAGAGTACCGAGGAGTACGCGAGGTCAACCATCAGCTCTGCGGTGTTCTTCATCTCAACGAATATGTCCTTGACGTTTTTTGGAACCTCGATTTCGTCCCACTCTTCCACCCGGCTCTCACCGATGGGGGAAAGATGGGAAATCTTATTTAGTTTTCGCCTTCGCTGACTGTTCTTTTTGAGCGGAATCTTTAAAAGTTTTTGTGATTAATTGTGAGTATATGGTAGTGAAGGAAAAACTCTACACTCTCAAACAGGCGAGTGAAATACTCGGAGTTCACCCAAAAACAATCCAGAAATGGGACAGAGAAGGGAAAATCAAAGTAGTCAGAACCCCTGGTGGGCGGAGAAGAATTCCAGAGAACGAAATCAAACGCCTTCTCGGAGAAACAACTGAAAACGGCATCATCATAGGCTACGCAAGAGTATCCAGCCACACACAAAAAGACGACTTGGAAAGTCAAATCGAGACGATAAGAGAGTATGCGAAAGAAAAAGGATGGCAAATCCAAATCCTCAAGGACATCGGCTCTGGATTAAACGAGAACAGGAAAAACTACCTTAAACTCCTCGAACTGGTCGCAAAAGGCGAAGTCTCGAAAGTCATCATCACTTGTCCAGATAGGCTCACCCGTTTTGGATTCAAAACGCTTGAATTCTTCTTCCAGCAACACGGGGCAGAGATAATCGCCATCAACGAGAAGGAAAAGTCGCCGAGGGAAGAACTCATTGAAGACTTGATTACAATAATCAGCCACTTTGCAGGAAAACTTTACGGGATGCGTTCCCCCAAATACAAAAAACTCAAGGAAGGCGCTAAGAAACTCATAGCGGAGGTTGAAAGCGAGTGAAAATCGTCCTCACATACAGAGTGAAGCACAATTGGGACGTTGAAAACCTCCTCATGGCCTATCGAAGACTACTCCAACAGGCGATTGATGAAATATGGGATAACACGGTTTGGAAGGAGAAGAGGGTGAAACACTGGTACTCAGTTGGAAAAGGAAAATACAAGTATTATGAGACGACACGATTAATCCCCTATTTCCCAAAATCCAGCGAGTTCAAGAGAGAACTGAGAAACAAACTCCTTCAAAACTGGTCTTTTGCAAAACACTACGTTGATTCGGCAATAAAAACCGCTTACTCAATCCTTGAGAGCTGGCGTCAGAATTACCTCAAAGGAAGAAGGAAGAGAAAGAAACCAGTTGTGAAGAGGAAGTTTGTTCGGGTCAAGACCACTCTTATGAAGGTTGAAGGCTCTAAAATCAGAATAACAATCAAACCGAGGGAAGAATACCTTGAACTCGACTTTTCTGGTGAGTGGTTCTACGAGAGGGTTAAGGGCTGGAAGGTTGGAGAGTTGGTAATCAGGGATAAGGACGTTTACCTGGCCTTCTCGGAAGAGGTTGAGTTCTCTGGAAAGATTAAAATTGGGATTGATAGCAACTTGCTCAGCCTCGACGTTTATCACCCTGAGAAGGGCTGGGTTAAGGTTGATTTGAGCGAACTTCACAGGATTTCGGAGACTTACGATAGGGTTATTGACAGACTCAAGAGCATCCAGCGGAAGGCCCCGAAGAGGATTGGTATGTTGTTGAAAAAGTATTGGGTGAGAAGAAGGAATAGAATCGAAGACTTTTTGAATAAACTCTCTGTTCAGCTCTCAAGGGAGTTTCCTGACACTATCTTCGTCTTCGAGGACTTGAACAAGTTCAAAATGCTGGAGAACGGTTCGAAGAGGTTTAATCGGAAGCTCTCCCGCGCCACTTGGGGTAAGATTGTTCGGAAACTTTCTTACCGTGTTCCAATCGAGTTTGTTAATCCCGCCGGCACTTCCTCCACCTGCCCGAAGTGTGGGAATAAGTTAGAGTCCCGAAACGGGCTGGTGGTTTGCAAGTGTGGTTTTAAATCGGACAGGCAGTTCCTTGGTGCATTTAATGTTTTCGTGCGGGGACTTGGGGTCGCCCTGAGTGGGGGTGAGGCCCGTGATTTACTCCCCAATGAACCCGGAGGGGAGTTGAGGCTGATGAGCCCCAAGTCCGTCGTGAGTGTAGACTTGAACGGGAGGACGTTAACTCCCACTCCACCCTAAAACTCACGACAGACAGACCCCTTCGAAAAGTTTAATACCAGCGGGGGGAACATTTGTGGGGTGAAGGGCATGGAGAGTGATGGCAGTGACGGTTCAGGAATTCATGGGGCGGGTGAAGCACGCCTACAGGGTTTCGCTGCCGTCGCTGGTCATTTCGCTGGTCATAGGGTTCTTCGGCGGCACGTTTCTGGGTAAGTACCTGGACAAGATCAGCCTGGAGTATCCAGGGCTCCTGATAATCCTCCCGGGCATGATGGGCCTGCGCGGAAACGTCTTCGGCTCGATGGCGTCCCGCTTCTCCACGATGCTGTACCTCGGTGACCTTGAACCGTCCTTGAGGGAGAAAAAGGTTTTGAAGAACATAGTCATCGCGATGATGCTCTCCCTGATCCCTGTGACCGTCCTGTGGGCCGTTGGCGTGATACAGGGGGTAAGGTACCACGCCCTTGACATCCTACTCATAGTCGTCAGTTCGACCATTCTGGTGTCCATCATCCTCGGCTACTTCACGGGCTTTGTGACGATATTCGCGTTCAGGAGGGACGTTGACCCGGACAGCATGGCCGCACCCCTCGTGGCCTCTGTCGGAGACCTGCTGACTATACCTTCCCTCATATCCTTCATCCTCCTGATAGAGGCATCAAGGAAGATGTTCTGGCTCGGAAATGCGGCCCTGATTGCGGTGTTTCTCCTTCTGATCATGGTCTCCAGGGTGAGAAAGGCGGAGGTTCTGGAGTTCCGGGAGCTATTCGCGACCGTGACCGCCCTGGCCCTCCTTTCCCTCGTCTCCGGCTTCACCCTCCAGCGCTTCAGCGGAGTGATAAGTGCCTCCGTACTCCTCGGGTTTGCGTACCCGTCTATCCTGAGCTCCTTCGGGAACTACGGCTCAATAATAGCGGCGAAGACCTCAACAGCGCTCCACCTCGGTGAGGTCGAGGGATACCTCTCGAAGGAGCCGTTCATGGAGATGGCATCTCTCCTCCTGACTGCGCCCATCGTGGGCGTTCTGATAAATGTTTTCGGCGCTGTTGTAGTGTATCTAGTAACGGGCGTCCGGATCGGCCCCTTTTATCCGCTCATTATTAGCTACCCCCTCATGGTGCTCTTTATAATGCTGTACTCCTACACTATATCTTACTTCCTCTTCCAGAGGGACATAGACCCCGACAGCGTGGCCATCCCGCTCATCTCGAACAACAGCGATATATTCGGGACGATTTACGTCGTCATAATAGCGAAGATGATGGTGGGCTGATATGCTCGGCATATCCATGACGGCATACGGTGGAAAGAGCCTCAAGGGCTTTGAGCGGTGGGTGGAGCGGGCCAAGAGTCTCGGGCTTGGTTTCATAGAGGTGGTGAGCGAGTGGCCACACTACCTGACGAGGGAAACCCTCCCCGTCTTTCGAGATGCCCTTCACTCCTATGGACTGAGAGTGAGTGTCCATGCCCCCTTCAGCGACATCAACATAGGCTCCTTCAACGACAGGATAAGGGAAGCATCCCTTGGTATAATACGGGAGACCATAGAACTGGCCGCGGAGCTGGAGGCTACCTCAGTCACCATTCATCCCGGTCACTGTTCTCCAGTAAGCATGAAAAACAGGCGGAAATACCTCGAAATGCACAGGGAGTCCCTCAGAATGATCGCCAGATGGAGCAGCGAGTACGGCATCAAAGTTGGGGTCGAGAACATGCCGTACTTTCCCATCCTGGACGCCCAGACGTGTGAAAGGCTCCGGGAGCTGGTGGAGGGTATCGAGATAGGGGTGACTTTCGACGTCGGGCACATGAACACGACCACGGGGAAATTCGAGCGTTTCCTCGATGTCCTTGGGGAGAGGATGATCCACGTCCACCTCCACGACAACTCTGGAAGAAAAGACGAGCACCTCGCGCTGGGAGACGGAACTGTCCCCTGGGCCAAGGTGCTCCCAAGGCTTCCGAAGACGACCTGGGCGCTTGAAGTCGGCGACATTGAATCTGCCCGGAGAAGCCTCGAATTTTTGAAAAAATTACACTGGTGAACTTTTCAGTCCATCGGCGTCCAGTTTTTACAAAACGCAACTCTTTTATACATTTAAACTGAAGTTCTTGCGAGAAGCAGTTTCTGGCGGAGGGATACCCATGGTGGAAAAGATAGTTGAGGACATGCGGCCCTTCTTCGACCCGAAGGCAGTCGCTATCATCGGTGCAACCAACAAGAAGGGTAAGGTTGGAAACGTCATTTTTGAGAACTTCAGGATGAACAAGGAGAGGGGCATCTTCAGGGGCAACATCTATCCTGTGAACCCCAAGCTCAACGAGATTGACGGATACAAGGTCTACAAGAGCGTTGAGGAGCTCCCGGAGGACACAGACCTGGCGGTCATTTCAATCCCGGCACCGTTCGTTCCAGATACAATGAGGCAGATAGCGAAGAAGGGAATAAAGTCCGTCATAATCATCACCGGTGGCTTCGGTGAGCTCGGAGAAGAGGGCAAGAAGCTGGAGCGCGAGATACTTGAGATAGCCCGCGAGAACGGGATAAGGGTTATCGGCCCCAACTGTGTCGGTGTCTACGTCCCGGACACCGGCGTCGATACAGTCTTCCTGCCCGAGAGCAAGATGGACAGGCCGAAGAGCGGGCCCATCGCTTTCGTCAGCCAGAGCGGGGCGTTTGCAGCTGCGATGCTCGACTGGGCAGCAATGGCTGGCATAGGCATAGGAAAGATGGTCAGCTACGGCAACAAGCTCGACGTTGACGACGCAGACCTTATGGACTACTTCATCCACGACGACTCGATAAAAGTCGTCACATTCTACATAGAGGGCGTTAAAGACGGCAGGAAGTTTATCGAGAGCGCCAAGAGGGTAACCAAGGTCAAGCCGGTCATAGCCCTCAAG comes from the Thermococcus thioreducens genome and includes:
- a CDS encoding potassium channel family protein, which gives rise to MNELEEIRNCLIEMKDLSSLMVDLAFSSVMYNSEDIAEEVYLLEERMDELTLKVKRLALRLAKKEDDPEKLLSVIDMAEINEQISDAAYKISDLVLRDVEPHPIIRKIMEDTEEELGRVTVHSGSVLHGRTLEQLKLPSKIGTRILAIKRGTRYIYNPGRNDTIQEGDVLIAVGSDLDKLRKLAGEEVEEE
- a CDS encoding ATP-binding cassette domain-containing protein is translated as MSAIEVEDLVKKYGDFEAVKGISFRVKRGEIFAFLGPNGAGKTTTVHVLTTLLRPTAGRAIVAGHDVVKEPIAVRRKIGIVFQDPSVDRELTAYENMLIHGRIYGLSGNELKEKIERLLKFVELWEFRDRPVKFFSGGMQRRLEIARSLLHEPEILFLDEPTIGLDPQTRAHIWDYIRAMKEEQDMTIFLTTHYMDEAEQLADRIAIMDHGKIIAEGTAEELKKLVGSDIIYLKLQAREELKCLKADFIRGCRLLPDGRVRLDVENAAESLPRLFELAERNGVKILEVTYHRPTLNDVFLHLTGREIRDEGGEQNVAKMIMRARRR
- a CDS encoding acetate--CoA ligase family protein, which gives rise to MVEKIVEDMRPFFDPKAVAIIGATNKKGKVGNVIFENFRMNKERGIFRGNIYPVNPKLNEIDGYKVYKSVEELPEDTDLAVISIPAPFVPDTMRQIAKKGIKSVIIITGGFGELGEEGKKLEREILEIARENGIRVIGPNCVGVYVPDTGVDTVFLPESKMDRPKSGPIAFVSQSGAFAAAMLDWAAMAGIGIGKMVSYGNKLDVDDADLMDYFIHDDSIKVVTFYIEGVKDGRKFIESAKRVTKVKPVIALKSGRTEYGAKAASSHTGSLAGADTIYDAVFKQTGVIRAEDFEHMFDLAKAFAALKDKLPRGDRIGIITDGGGAGVMASDAVAKFGLKMADLSEETLKFLRENFPPHAVAGNPTDVVGDTDAERYRIAIEGFVNDPNVDAVLVIVLFQVPLLEEEKIIDILAEYQKKSDKPIVAVAMGGKKTDYYAKMLEDRGVPVYPTPERGVRALAGLVKYAEYLRRGA
- a CDS encoding potassium channel family protein, translated to MEEWDEIEVPKNVKDIFVEMKNTAELMVDLAYSSVLFNEEEMAEEVLELEEYLDLLNYHLMVHAVLAARKPREAEQITSILHMAHAIDDMSNAAADLAKMVLEGVELHPVITEAILGSEEIIGKIYVSADSLLVGRTLEELDLATNTGVWIVAVRRGKRWIFDPDGDFKIFPGDILIGRGTNTSIDYLKEIARGNIKVMGNE
- a CDS encoding phosphoglycerate kinase, which gives rise to MFRLTDFSYHGKTVFLRADLNSPVKDGRIISDARFRAVLPTIIYLLEHGAKVVIGTHQSKPYKGDYITTEEHAEILSRLLGQEVEYVEDIFGNYARERIKALKPGEALMLENLRFSAEEVKYKPIEDCERTFFVKKLAPLIDYVVNDAFAAAHRSQPSLVGFARLKPMIMGFLMEREVEALTRAYGTGEKPRVYVLGGAKVDDSLRVAENVLRNGRADLILTGGLVAHVFTLAKGFHIGDANLEFMAKRGLLELVERAEGILDEFYPYVRTPVDFAVEYRGERVEVDLLGGEKSLFDEHPILDVGSRTVEKYREVLMRAKIIVANGPMGVFEREEFAVGTVGVFRAIGESPAFSVVGGGHSIASIYQHNITGISHVSTGGGAMLSFFAGEKLPVLEAFRISYEKFRGKA
- a CDS encoding transposase, translating into MKIVLTYRVKHNWDVENLLMAYRRLLQQAIDEIWDNTVWKEKRVKHWYSVGKGKYKYYETTRLIPYFPKSSEFKRELRNKLLQNWSFAKHYVDSAIKTAYSILESWRQNYLKGRRKRKKPVVKRKFVRVKTTLMKVEGSKIRITIKPREEYLELDFSGEWFYERVKGWKVGELVIRDKDVYLAFSEEVEFSGKIKIGIDSNLLSLDVYHPEKGWVKVDLSELHRISETYDRVIDRLKSIQRKAPKRIGMLLKKYWVRRRNRIEDFLNKLSVQLSREFPDTIFVFEDLNKFKMLENGSKRFNRKLSRATWGKIVRKLSYRVPIEFVNPAGTSSTCPKCGNKLESRNGLVVCKCGFKSDRQFLGAFNVFVRGLGVALSGGEARDLLPNEPGGELRLMSPKSVVSVDLNGRTLTPTPP
- a CDS encoding ABC transporter permease, with amino-acid sequence MQVFATMIYRELKRFSRSRARVIGSLINPLIWLIFFGKGWAGVFDNPFASQIFGGVDYMTYLVPGIVAMTVFNMSFMQGITLIWDKQFGFLKEILVAPASRTEAILGRITGGALMAMIQGVIILVLSFFLADLNMSGILPALGMSFLVGIAIAGMGVAIALKMTSMEGFQMIVTMIMLPMTFLSGAFYPISTMPEWMQWLAKINPLTYAVDGSRYYLAGVEPAFGIVTDWVVLAGLAALFAGVAALGFRKATID
- a CDS encoding PadR family transcriptional regulator; amino-acid sequence: MERPNFRGHMKVLILNLLREPKHGYGIMSELERLYGIRLSAGTVYPILSSLRRSGLIKVAGTGARDRKAYVITEKGRKYLEEHTGELEEAKRRMRAYRVFLELGGDELKAAFRELFESVDELTEEQKTKIRKLLTGCARELRLILLGGE
- a CDS encoding endonuclease III domain-containing protein, whose translation is MAEAKSGSLSLDMFTFDESWEEKKKRAEKIVEILMETYPREKLLIGDPYRTLIHCIISQRMRDEVTYKVWRELFRKYGDIERIAGTPVEEMQEFLRKNGVGLWKTKGEWIVKASRIILEEYGGKVPDDIKELMELPGIGRKCANIVLAYGFGRQAIPVDTHVNRISKRLGLAPPRVQPEKVEEYLAELIPYEKWIYVNHAMVDHGKRICNPIRPKCSECPLRELCPYARGLVTDADIKGNSKK
- a CDS encoding magnesium transporter, translated to MAVTVQEFMGRVKHAYRVSLPSLVISLVIGFFGGTFLGKYLDKISLEYPGLLIILPGMMGLRGNVFGSMASRFSTMLYLGDLEPSLREKKVLKNIVIAMMLSLIPVTVLWAVGVIQGVRYHALDILLIVVSSTILVSIILGYFTGFVTIFAFRRDVDPDSMAAPLVASVGDLLTIPSLISFILLIEASRKMFWLGNAALIAVFLLLIMVSRVRKAEVLEFRELFATVTALALLSLVSGFTLQRFSGVISASVLLGFAYPSILSSFGNYGSIIAAKTSTALHLGEVEGYLSKEPFMEMASLLLTAPIVGVLINVFGAVVVYLVTGVRIGPFYPLIISYPLMVLFIMLYSYTISYFLFQRDIDPDSVAIPLISNNSDIFGTIYVVIIAKMMVG
- a CDS encoding sugar phosphate isomerase/epimerase family protein codes for the protein MLGISMTAYGGKSLKGFERWVERAKSLGLGFIEVVSEWPHYLTRETLPVFRDALHSYGLRVSVHAPFSDINIGSFNDRIREASLGIIRETIELAAELEATSVTIHPGHCSPVSMKNRRKYLEMHRESLRMIARWSSEYGIKVGVENMPYFPILDAQTCERLRELVEGIEIGVTFDVGHMNTTTGKFERFLDVLGERMIHVHLHDNSGRKDEHLALGDGTVPWAKVLPRLPKTTWALEVGDIESARRSLEFLKKLHW
- a CDS encoding DUF6849 domain-containing protein, producing the protein MKLVLKPLFEAELPADFEELIRSKLMGMEVRTGEEIEVDLLGKPLRFKVLLAEPSPLKVRGNTRIEFSTGSMEVIDLEFDEPVKDVVPFEKGFVILLERKVLILNHNGQKIYSGEFDDLKGVRASKGTVVIIHGRSKIRLVKP
- a CDS encoding IS607 family transposase, encoding MVVKEKLYTLKQASEILGVHPKTIQKWDREGKIKVVRTPGGRRRIPENEIKRLLGETTENGIIIGYARVSSHTQKDDLESQIETIREYAKEKGWQIQILKDIGSGLNENRKNYLKLLELVAKGEVSKVIITCPDRLTRFGFKTLEFFFQQHGAEIIAINEKEKSPREELIEDLITIISHFAGKLYGMRSPKYKKLKEGAKKLIAEVESE